Proteins co-encoded in one Cygnus olor isolate bCygOlo1 chromosome 6, bCygOlo1.pri.v2, whole genome shotgun sequence genomic window:
- the CDK5R2 gene encoding cyclin-dependent kinase 5 activator 2, with protein sequence MGTVLSLSPAASSGKGGGGGGGLLADKAPPGRAPGKGESRLKRPGVLISALTWKRLVAASAKKKKSTKKVTPKPGGGAPGGVPGGQPDPLVAQRNRENLRKSLGDGAKQGPLAVPVPTVPSAAPQELHPGSGGGKPPPPPPPPPPPLPPPGSRAPGSPRRVVVQASTGELLRCLGDFVCRRCYRLKELSPGELIAWFRSVDRSLLLQGWQDQGFITPANLVFVYLLCREALRGEEIGSQAELQAAFLTCLYLAYSYMGNEISYPLKPFLVEGDKGRFWERCLGIIQRLSAKMLRINADPHYFTQLFQDLKSEGEAGDGAKHWTISLDR encoded by the coding sequence ATGGGCACGGTGCTCTCCCTgtcccccgccgcctcctcgggcaaggggggcggcggcggcggggggctgctggccGACAAGGCGCCGCCGGGAAGGGCGCCGGGCAAGGGCGAGAGCCGGCTGAAGCGGCCCGGGGTGCTCATCTCGGCGCTCACCTGGAAGCGGCTGGTGGCCGCCTCGGCCAAGAAGAAGAAGAGCACCAAGAAGGTGACGCCCaagcccggcggcggggccccggggggggtcccggggggccAGCCCGACCCGCTGGTGGCTCAGCGCAACCGCGAGAACTTGCGCAAGTCGCTGGGGGACGGAGCCAAGCAGGGCCCCCTGGCCGTGCCCGTGCCCACCGTGCCCTCGGCGGCGCCGCAGGAGCTGCACCCGGGCTCCGGGGGGGGcaagccgccgccgccccccccgccgccgccgcctcctctgCCGCCGCCCGGTAGCCGGGCTCCGGGCTCGCCGCGCCGCGTGGTGGTGCAGGCGTCCACCGGGGAGCTGCTGCGCTGCTTGGGGGACTTCGTGTGCCGCCGCTGCTACCGGCTGAAGGAGCTGAGCCCCGGCGAGCTCATCGCCTGGTTCCGCAGCGTGGACCgctcgctgctgctgcagggctggcaggaccAGGGCTTCATCACCCCGGCCAACCTGGTGTTCGTCTACCTGCTGTGCCGGGAGGCGCTGCGCGGGGAGGAGATCGGCAGCCAGGCCGAGCTGCAGGCGGCCTTCCTCACCTGCCTCTATCTCGCCTACTCCTACATGGGCAACGAGATCTCCTACCCGCTCAAGCCCTTCCTGGTGGAGGGCGACAAGGGCCGCTTCTGGGAGCGCTGCCTGGGCATCATCCAGCGCCTGAGCGCCAAGATGCTGCGCATCAACGCGGACCCGCACTACTTCACGCAGCTCTTCCAGGACCTCAAGAGCGAGGGCGAGGCCGGAGACGGGGCCAAGCACTGGACGATCAGCCTGGACCGCTAG
- the FEV gene encoding protein FEV — protein MRHGAGAVPLLLNMYLPDPVGETLFKDGKSQAWGSLNPGVQKGSGQIQLWQFLLELLSDRANLNCIAWEGTNGEFKLIDPDEVARRWGERKSKPNMNYDKLSRALRYYYDKNIMTKVHGKRYAYKFDFHGLAQVCQPAAPDHALYKFQGNLAPLPFSGISKLNLMTSGVTPAGFSYWPGSSPSLYPGHGLQPSAPFSAMAASHLNNMNNHYH, from the exons ATGAGACACGGCGCCGGAGCGGTGCCACTGCTGCTCAACATGTACCTGCCAG ATCCAGTCGGAGAAACTTTGTTCAAAGACGGCAAGAGCCAGGCGTGGGGGTCCCTCAACCCAGGCGTGCAGAAAG gcagcgggcagATCCAGCTGTGGCAgttcctgctggagctgctctcgGACCGGGCCAACCTCAACTGCATCGCCTGGGAAGGCACCAACGGGGAGTTCAAGCTGATCGACCCCGACGAGGTGGCGCGGCGCTGGGGCGAGCGGAAGAGCAAGCCCAACATGAATTACGACAAGCTGAGCCGGGCGCTGCGCTACTACTACGACAAGAACATCATGACCAAGGTGCACGGCAAGCGCTACGCCTACAAGTTCGACTTCCACGGGCTGGCGCAGGTCTGCCAGCCGGCCGCCCCCGATCACGCCCTCTACAAATTCCAGGGCAACCTGGCCCCGCTGCCCTTCTCGGGCATCTCCAAACTCAACCTCATGACCTCCGGGGTGACGCCGGCCGGTTTCTCCTACTGGCCCGGCTCCAGCCCGTCCCTCTACCCCGGGCACGGCCTGCAGCCCTCCGCCCCGTTCAGCGCCATGGCAGCCTCCCACCTCAACAACATGAACAACCACTACCATTAG
- the CRYBA2 gene encoding beta-crystallin A2, which translates to MTSEAMDTLGQYKITVWEEESFQGKRCEFLMECPSIMERGFRKIRSIKVESGPWVGFEYPEYQGQQFILEKGDYPRWEAWSGNSGYRTEHLLSFRPVKCANHNDSKAILYEAENFQGHKFELSDDYPSLQAMGWGNKEVASIKVNAGAWVAYQYPGYRGYQYVLERDRQNGEYKKYSEYSSQAHTNQIQSIRRIQH; encoded by the exons ATGACCAGCGAAGCCATGGACACCCTGGGGCAGTACAAGATCACggtgtgggaggaggagagcttCCAGGGCAAGCGCTGCGAGTTCCTCATGGAGTGCCCCAGCATCATGGAGCGCGGCTTCCGCAAGATCCGCTCCATCAAGGTGGAGTCGGGCCC cTGGGTGGGCTTCGAGTACCCCGAGTACCAGGGCCAGCagttcatcctggagaagggCGACTACCCCCGGTGGGAGGCCTGGAGCGGGAACAGCGGCTACCGCACCGagcacctcctctccttccGGCCCGTCAAGTGCGCC AACCACAACGACAGCAAAGCCATCCTGTACGAGGCGGAGAACTTCCAGGGGCACAAGTTCGAGCTGAGCGACGACTACCCCTCGCTGCAGGCCATGGGCTGGGGCAACAAGGAGGTGGCATCCATCAAAGTGAACGCTGGAGC GTGGGTGGCATACCAGTACCCAGGCTACCGGGGCTACCAGTACGTGCTGGAGCGGGACAGGCAGAACGGCGAGTACAAGAAGTACAGCGAATACAGCAGCCAGGCCCACACCAACCAGATCCAGTCCATCCGCCGCATCCAGCACTGA